GCACGCCCCGTTCACCGTCGGCGCCTCGGCGTCGATCTTCGGTCTGCTCGGCGCTCTCGTGTGCTACGGCCGGCGCACCGGCCAACGCGCCATGCATCAGCAGGTCTGGACCTGGGCCGTGGTGATGTTCCTCTTCGGCGTCATCATGCCCGGGGTCGACAACTGGGCGCACGCCGGGGGGTTCCTCGGTGGCTTCGGCGCCGCGCGCCTGCTCGACCCGTTGAAGCCGGAGCGTTCGCAGCACATGCTCTGGGCGCTGGTCTGTCTCGGCCTGACGGCGCTGTCGATCGTTCTCTCCATCGTGACGGGCGCCCAGATCCTCCGCGCCATCGAGGGTTCATGAGCGAGAAGGAGCCGGAGAAGAAGAAGCCCAAGCTGAAGCTCGAGTCGGTCTGGCGCGAGGCCCGGACGCTGGTGTGGGCGCAGCGCCGCCGGCTGGGCTGGGCCCTGGTGCTGATGCTGATCGGCCGGTTGGCCGGGCTCGTCCTGCCGGCGTCGTCGAAGTTCCTCATCGACGACGTCCTGGGCAAGGGGGACCGCGGACTTCTCGTGCCCCTGGCGCTCGCCGCGGGCGCGGCGACCCTGGTGCAGGCGGCGACCGGATGGGGGCTCGCGCAGCTCCTCGGCATCGCCGCCCAGAAGCAGATCGCCGAGATGCGCAAGAAGCTGCACGCCCACGTCCTGCGTCTGCCGACCAGCTACTTCGACGGTACGAAGAGCGGTGAGCTCATCTCGCGTGTCATGACCGACGCCGAAGGGATCCGCAATCTCGTCGGCACCGGGCTCGTGCAGCTGGTCGGCGGGCTGGTGACCGCTGTCCTCGCGCTCGGCGTCCTCTTCTGGCTGAACTGGCATCTCACCGCGGCGATCCTCGGCGTCCTGGTGCTCTTCGCGGGCATGCTCTCCTACGCCTTCAAGCGCCTGCGTCCGATCTTCCGCGAGCGCAACAAGATCCAGGCGGAGATCACCGGCCGGCTCGCCGAGTCGCTCGGCGGCGTCCGGGTCGTCAAGGCCTACACCGCGGAGACGTTCGAGGAGGAGGTCTTCGGCGGCGGCATCGACAAGCTGTTCGGCAACATCCGCAGCACGATGAGTGGCATCGCCGGCGTCACCAGTGGCTCGACGGCGCTCCTGGGCGTCGTCGGCGTGATCATGATGGTCGTGGGTGGGCGCTCGATTCTCGCCGGCTCGATGACGCTCGGCGATTTCGTCATGTACATCTTCTTCAGCGGCCTGCTGGTCGCGCCGGTGGCGGAGATCGCGGCGATCGGCACCCAGTTGACCGAGGCCTTCGCCGGCCTCGACCGCATCCGCGAGATCTTCGGCAAGACGACGGAGGACGACGAGGACGCGGCCCGCCTTCCGGTCGAGAAGCTGCGCGGCGAGGTCGAGTTCGAGGATGTCTGGTTCGAGTACCAGCCCGACACACCGGTCCTGCGCGGGGTTTCGTTCCGGTCGGCGGCGGGCTCGACGACGGCTCTCGTCGGCTCGTCGGGTTCGGGCAAGAGCACCCTGATCGGGCTGGTCATGGCGTTTCACCGTCCGACCCGCGGCCGCATCCGCGTCGACGGGACGGATCTCGCGGAGCTGCGCCTGCGTGACTATCGGCGGCACCTCGGGGCGGTCTTCCAGGACAACTTCCTCTTCGACGGCACGATCGCCGAGAACATCGCCTACTCGCGGCCGCACGCCACCCGCGACGATGTGCTCGCGGCGGCGAAGGTCGCGCACTGCGACGAGTTCGTGACCGGTTTCGAGAACGGCTACGAGACGATCGTCGGGGAGCGCGGGGTCAAGCTCTCGGGCGGCCAGCGCCAGCGCGTGGCGATCGCTCGCGCCGTGCTCGCCAACCCGACGATTCTGATCCTGGACGAGGCGACCTCGAGCCTCGACAGCGAGAGTGAGGCGATGATCCAGGACGGTCTGGCGACCCTGCGGGCCGGCCGGACGACCTTCGTCATCGCCCACCGGCTGTCGACGATCCGCAGCGCCGACCAGATCCTCGTCATCGAAGAGGGCGAGGTCGTCGAGCACGGTACCCACCACGAGCTCATCGCCCGCGAGGGACGTTACAAGCAGTTGCACGATCGACAGTACCGGCTCGAAAGTGACCGCTTCATCAATCCCGGCGAGGACTTCACGCCGCCCGCCGAGGGCGGCTCGGCCGAGCCGGTCAAGCTCACCCCGACCGGGCGGCTCTGAGCTGCCCGGTGCCGGATCTCCTGCGGTAGGATCGAGGAAAGCCATGCGACAGGTAGCCCTTCTCCTTGCGGCGCTCCTTCTGCCGGCGGTCGCCGGCGGCCAGGACTGGCGCGGTCCGGCAGCGCTCGAGGTGCAGGTGGAGGACGCCAAGGGCAGGAACCTCGCCGGGGCCGAGATTCTGCTGGTCTATCTCTCTCCGGAGGGCGGCGGCAGCCTGCCTTCGGTACTGACCGACGCCAACGGCAAGGCGAACATCGGCGGGCTGGCGGCGGGCCGGTGGACCGCGGAGATCCGCCACTCCGGGCAGATGAGCTTCCGGGCCGAGCTGACGCTCGCCGCCGACGCGAAGCCGGTGGTGCAGTCGGCCTCCCACCTGATGGCGCCCGGCGCGACCTCGACGATGAAGGTCAAGTTTGGGCGCGGCCGCGGCGGGGCCCCCGCGCCGGCACCGCCGGCGCCAAAGACTCTGGCCCAGGAACTGCCGCCGCCGGCACCGGTAGCCCCTGCGGCAGCGCCCGCTCCGGCCCAGGCGGCGGCAAAGGCTCCAGTTAAGGAACTGTCGCCAGCCGTGTCCGTGGCTCCTGCGCCCGCGCCCGTGGCGCCCGCGCCGGCAGCAAAGGCTCCGGTTCAGGAACTGCCTCCAGCTGTGCCGGTGGCTCCTGCTCCTGCGCCCGTGGCTCCCGCTCCGGCTCCTGCGCCTGTTCCGGCCGCTCCGGCGGCAAAGGCTCCAGTAAAGGAAGTGCCGCCAGCTGTGGCGGCGGCTCCTGTACCCGCTCCGGTGCCGGCCGCGCCGGCGGCAAAGGCTCCAGTGAAGGAAAAGCCTTTAGCTGGGCCAGTGGCTCCGGTACCTGCGCCTGCGGCCGCTCCAGCGCCTGAAGAGGCCCCGAAAGAGAACGTGCCCCCGATCGCTCCGGTCTCTCCGGTCGCTCCGGCTCCAGCGCAAGTGCCGCCTTCGGCTGCTCCGGTGATTCCCGCGCCGGCGCCCGTTGCGGTTCCTGCAGCTCCTGCGGCACCTGCGGCAGTCGTGCCTGCGCCGACGGCTCCGGCGGCGCCCATTCGGGCGCGGCTTTGTGTCGAGTGCCCGCCGGGGGAGAGCGCGGCGTGGGGGGAGGCGGCGATCGCGGGCGGCGCGACTGCGGGCTGTCCGGCCGACCTGCAGGCGCGGTTGCGGGCCGTGGATCTCGGCGCCGTGGGTGCCCTGTCGGGCGAGCTCGAGGCCGCGGGCCTGGGGTGCCGGGTGGTGGCGGTGGAGCTGCCGGCGGGAGCGCGCTTCACCGGCTTCCGCTTCGAGGCGCAGAGCGCCGGTGTGGCCGCCGATTGTCTGCCGGGTCGCGACTGCCCGGCGGGCGGCTGCCGCTTCCCCAACGAGCCGGTCCTGCGGGTGGAGGGCAATCGCACCACGCTGCTGGTCGCCTTCGAGAGCACCGCGCCGGACCTCCGCCGCGCCGTCGTCGCCGGTTACTCGACCTACAGCAAGCGTTAGCGCGACCTGTTTCGAGGCGCGGCCGGTCAGGCCGGCGAGACTTCGACCCGGGCGTCGTTGAAGCAGGCGCCGTCGCCCAGGTCGGTGTAGCTGTCGGGGGCGAGGGCGCAGGCGGTCGCCCCGTTGTCGGTGTTGTGCGCCCAGAGACCCTTCGGCAGCTCGACGACGCCCGGACGCTGGTCGTTCGAGATCCGCAGCCGGCAGAGCACCTCGCCGAGTGCGTTCGCCACCCGCACCCGCTGACCCTCGGCGAGTCCGCGCGCGGCGGCGTCGTCAGGGTGCATCTCGAGCGGTACCGGTCCCTTGCGCAGCTGTCCGAGAGTCGAGCTGATCGTCCGGTTGGTCGCCGGCGAGATGAGCGCCAGCGGCGTACGGTCGGTGGCCGGATCGTCCTGGTAGACGTAGAGACCTTCGCGGGACTCGGCGTCGAGCGCCACGGGCACGAGGTGGATCTTGCGATCGTCCGTCTTCGGGAAGACGTCGACGAACTGCACCGGATGGTCGCCGGAGGCCGGGCGCGCGAAGCCCTTCTCCGTGAGCTGCGTGCGCAGATCGACGCCACGCCCGCTCGAATCGAGAATCAGCCCGATCGCGGCCTGTTCGGTCGGAATCTCGTCGGCCGAGGCGACTCCGGTGCGGACCGCGAGGTCGGCGAAGACGCTGTAGTTCGAGCGCGCCTGGCCGACCGGTTCGATGACCGGGGCGATCTCCTGCAGGACGAAGGAGCCGTAGCCGCGCGCGAGGTCGTGGTGCTCGAGGAACGTGGTCGCCGGCAGCACGAGGTCGGCGTAGCGGGCGGTGTCGGTGAGCACCTGGTCGAAGACGATCGTGAACAGGTCTTCGCGCTCGAGGCCCCGGCGGACGAGCGTCTGGTTGGGCGTCGTCATCAGGGCGTTCGAGTTGTAGACGAAGAGCAGGTGGATCGGCCTCTCTGTGGTGGTGGTGAGCGCCGCGCCGAGCCGGTTCATGTTGATGATCCTCGTCTCGGCGTCCGGACCGGAGATCGCCCGCGCGTTCATCTTCCAGGCCGCGGAGTTGGACAGCGTGTAGCCGCCGCCGCGCACTCCGAACTTGCCGGCGACGGCGGGCAGGGCGAGGACCGCTGCGACGGCGGAACCGCCGTTGCGATTGCGCTCGAGGCCCCAGCCGCAGCGCACCACGGCCGGCGAGATCGAGGCGTAGAGGTCGATGAAGCGCGCCAGGTCGGCGGGCCGCAAACCGGCGACCTGGGCCGCCCGGTCGAGCGTCCAGGGCGCTGCCCGGCGTTCGAGCTCGTCGGCGCGGGTCGCATGGCGGTCGAGGAAGTCGCGGTCGGCGCGGCCGCTCGTGAAGAGCTCGCGGATCACCGCCAGGGCGACGACGAGGTCGGTGCCCGGGCGCACCGGCAGATGAAGATCCGCCTGCTTGGCGATCGGAGTGGCGCGCGGATCGAGGACGACGAGTTTGGCGCCGGCATCGCGGGCGGCCTGGATCGGCGGCACGAGATGGATACCCGACACGGCGGGATTGCAGCCCCAGACCACGACGAGCCGGGCGGCGGGGTAGTCGTTGAAGGCGACCCCTTCCATCTTGCCGTACAGCCCCAGGGCTGCGCTGCCGGTGGCCGCGGCGCAGACGGTGCGCGCCAGGCGGGAGGCGCCGAGGCGGTGGAAGAGCAGGGCGTCGGTCGAGTCCTGCGAGAGGTAGCCGTTCGAGCCGCCGTAGCAGAAGGGGAGAATGGCCTCGCCTCCGAAGCGATCGCGGGTCTCGACCAGCCGCTTCGCGGCGAGGGAGATCGCCTGCTGCCAGGAGAGCGGTTCGAAGACCCCTTCACCCTTCTCTCCGACGCGCATCATGGGTTCGAGGATGCGCTCCTTGCCGTAGAGCTGGTCCGGGAACTTCCTCACCTTGGCGCAGATGTAGCCTTCGGTGACCGGATTGCGGTCGCGGGTACCGTCGATCTTCGTGACCCGCCCGTGCTCAACCGTCACTTCGAGACTGCAAGCGTCAGGGCAGTCGAGCGGGCAGGCCGAGGGGACTTTCACAGGAAGAAGTCCGCGATCAGCGGTTGCGCCGGATCCACCGCGTACGCGTCGAGGTCGGTGACGCCGGCGCGCCGCAGGACCTCGTCGTCGATGAAGAAGTTGCCGGTGCACTGGCGCGCCGGCTGGGTGAGGATCCAGTGTGCGGCGTCGGCGAGGATCTCCGGCTTGCGGCTGTTCGCCGCCGCCACGAAGCCGCCGAGCATGGCGAGCGCTGCGGTGTCGATCGCCGTGCGCGGCCAGAGTGCGTTGACCGCCACGCCGTCGCCCCGAAGCTCTTCGGCCATGCCGAGGACGCACATGCTCATGCCGTACTTGGCCATGGTGTAGGCGACGTGCCCGGCGAACCACTTCGGATCCATGTTGAGCGGCGGGGACATGTTGAGGATGTGCGGGTTCTCCGCCCGCTTGAGGTCCGGTATGCAGGCCTGCGAGCAGAGGAAGGTCCCGCGCACGTTGACCGAGAACATCAGGTCGAAACGCTTCATCGGGGTGTCGAGAGTCGGCGTGAGGCTGATCGCCGAGGCGTTGTTGATCAGAATGTCGATGCCGCCGAAGCGCGCCCGGACCGCTTCCACGGCGGCCTTCACCTGCGTCTCCTCGCGGATGTCGCAGGCGATCGGCAGAGCCTTGCCGCCGGCGCTCTCGATCTCCTCGGCGGCGGTGTAGATCGTTCCTGGAAGGCGGGGGTGCGGCTCGGTGGTCTTGGCGAGAATCGCGACGTTGGCGCCGTCGCGCGCGGCGCGCAGCCCGATGGCGAGCCCGATGCCACGGGATGCGCCGGTGATCATGAGGGTCTTGCCTGCAAGGGTGGTCATGGCTACTTCCTTCCCGGGGAGATTCCCGGCGTCAATCCTAACCTCTCGGCGAGCCTGCCGGGGCCGTCGGAGAGATTCCCGGCGACGCCCGGACGACCCCCGCCCGGCATCAGGCTAAGCTTCGAAGCGTGAGTCTCGAGCGCTTCGACCCCCGGATCCGCACCTGGTTCGAGCAGCGCTTCGGCGCTCCGACCGAGGTCCAGCGGCTGGCCTGGGGTCCGATCGCCGACGGCCGGCACATCCTGCTTACCGCCCCGACCGGGAGCGGCAAGACCCTGACCGCCTTCCTCTGGGCGTTGCAGCAGCTCGCGACCGGGGTCTGGGAGGACGGGACGACGCGCGTGCTCTACATCTCTCCCCTCAAGGCGCTGAACGCCGACATCGAACGCAACCTCGCCGAGCCTCTGGCCGGGATCGCCGAGGCTTTTCGCGCCGCGGGCGGCGAACTGCCGCGCATCCGGGTGGCGATGCGCAGCGGCGACACGCCGCCTGCCGAACGCCAGAGGATCGTGCGCCAGCGCCCGGAGATCCTGATCACGACCCCGGAGAGCCTCAATCTGCTGGTCAACTCGAAAGCCGGGCCGGCGCTCTTCGCGGGCCTGCGGACGGTGATCCTCGACGAGATCCACGCCGTCGCGGCGAGCAAGCGGGGCACCCACCTCATCACCGCCGTGGACCGCCTGGTGCTCTTCGCCGGCGAGTTCCAGCGCATCGCGCTGTCGGCGACCGTGCGGCCCCTCGACCGCATCGCTTCGTGGGTCGGAGGCTTCCGGCTGGAACGCGGCGCCGACGACCTTCCGCGCTACGTGCGGCGTTCGGTCGCGGTCGCCGAGTCGCGCCAGCCGAAGCGTTACGACGTCGAGGTGCGGCTGCCCCCGGCGCTCGCCGCCGTCCCCGCAGAGGAGCGCGAGGGCGATACCCTCTGGACCGCCATCTCCGCCGATCTCCGCGACCGGATCCGCGAGGCGCGCTCGACGCTGGTCTTCACCAACAGCCGGCGGCTCTCCGAGAAGCTCACCCGCCTGATCAACGACGGCGCGCCGCGCGAGCTCGCCTGGTCACACCATGGCTCGCTCGCGCGCGAGCTGCGCAGCGCGATCGAGAAGCGGCTCAAGGCCGGGGATCTGCCGGCGCTGGTGGCGACGAGCTCGCTCGAGCTCGGCATCGACATCGGCGCGCTCGACCAGGTGCTGCTGGTGCAGGCGCCGCGCTCGCTCGCCTCGGCCGCGCAACGCGTCGGGCGCGCCGGGCACGCGGTCGGCGAGGTCAGCCGGGCGCGCTTCTACCCGACCCACGCGCGCGATTTCCTCGAATGTGCGGTCGCCGCGCGGGCGGTGCTGGACGGCGATATCGAGCCGATTCGACCGGTGAGCGCGCCGCTCGACCTGCTGGCGCAATGGATCGTCGGCATGGTGGCGCACGAGCGCTGGCGCGCCGACGATCTCTACGACTTCCTGCGGACGAGCGCGCCCTACCACGAGCTGCCCCGCCGTCAGTTCGACCTCGTGGTCGAGATGCTCGCCGGGCGCTACGCCGACGCGCGGATCGCCGAGCTCCGCCCGCGAGTCGCTTTCGACCGCCTCGACGGCACGATCGCGGCCCGTCCGGGCGCCGCGCGCCTCGTCGCCCAGTCGGGCGGCACGATCCCGGATCGCGGCTACTTCCAGCTGCGGATCGAGGACTCGAACGCCCGCCTCGGCGAGCTCGACGAGGAGTTCGTCTGGGAGCGCTCGCTGGGTGACACCTTCCTGCTGGGAACGCAGTCGTGGCGCATCCGGCGTATCACCGCGAACGAGGTCTTCGTCGCTCCGGCCCGCGGCGGTGCGGTGCTCGCGCCGTTCTGGCGGGCGGATGCGCGCGATCGCGGTGCGGTCTTCTCGGAGCGCATCGGCCGGCTGCTCGAACGCGCCGACAGCGAGCTCGAGCATCCCGGCTTCGAATCGGCGCTGGCCGAAGAGTACGCGCTCGACGCGGCCGCGGCGGCCGAGCTGGCGCGTCAGCTGCGCGCGGCGAGGGCCGCCCTGGGCGGCCGCCTGCCGCATCGGCGCCGGCTGGTGTTCGAAGAATCCCTCGAGCGCGCCAGCAGCGGCACGGCGCATCCGGGCGACGGCCGGCGCCAGGTCGTGCTCTACACCTTCTGGGGAGGGACCCTCAATCGACCGCTCGCGCTCGCGCTCGCGGCGGCCTGGGAGGAGGCAGAAGGGACCCCGATCGAGACCCTGGCCGACGACGACGCGGTGCTGCTCGTTCTGCCGGCCGGCGCCGATGCACGCCAGCTGCTCGCGCGGGTGACGCCGGAGCGTCTGGAACAACTGCTGCGCGCGCGGCTCGAATCCTCCGGATTTTTCGGCGCCCAGTTCCGCCAGAATGCCCAGCGGGCGCTGCTCCTGCCGCGCGCCGGCCCGAGTCGGCGCACGCCGCTCTGGGTGTCGCGGCAGAACGCCAAGAAGCTGCTCGAGGCCGTGGCGCGCTTCGACGACTTTCCGGTGACGCTCGAAACCTGGCGGAGCTCTTTGCACGACGAGTTCGACCTCGAGAGCCTCCGCGGGCGGCTCGAAGAACTGGGACGCGGCGAGATCGAGATCCACAACGTGCGGAGCGACCGACCTTCGCCGCTGGCGGCGGGCCTGGTCTGGCGGCGGACCAACGAGCTGATGTACGAGGACGACATGCCGGGAGCCCGGCGCGGCGCCACCGTGCGCGCCGACCTGCTGCGCGAGATCGCGCTGGGCGGCGACCGCCCGCGGATCGCCGTGCGCCTGGCGGAGGAGTTCCGGCGCAAGGTCCAGCGGCTGCTTCCGGGATATGCGCCGCAGACCCCGACCGAGCTTCTCGAATGGGTCAAGGAGCGTCTCTTCGTGCCGCTCGCCGAGTGGGACGAGCTCCTCGCCGTCCTCGAGCGCGATCGCCCCGGAAGCAGCCGGGAGATGCTCGCCGGGCTCGCCGTAGGCGACAAGCTCCTGACGGTCGCCGCGCCACTCGCCCCGGTCGTGACTCCCGCTGCGGTTGGGAGCGCGCCCGCCGCCGCGCCCGGCGCGGTGGCGGTGGTGGTCGCGCGCGAGAACCTGCCGCGGTTCGCGCGGCTCGCCGGATCCGCCACCGTCGCGGTGCGGAGCGCGCTCCTCGCCACGCTGCTCGAGGAGTGGCTGCGCTTCTATCCACCGGTCGAGGTCACCTGGGCGGCCGAGCAGTGGGGCGTCGCCCCGAGCGAGCTCGAGGCCGCGCTGGCGACACTGGAGGCCGGCGAGCGCGTCGTCGCCGGCGACCTGCTCGCTGCGGATTCCACCCCGAGGGCGTCTCGGCAGGTGGCCGTCGTGGCGACGATCGAGACTCTCCTGCGCTGGCGCCGGGCGGCGGCGCGGCCGGCGTTCGAGCCGCTGGCGCTCGGCGAGCTGCCGCTCTTTCTCGCCCGCTGGCAGGGGCTCACCGAGCGCGGAACCGGCAACGAAGGGCTACAGGCGGCCCTGGAGCGCCTGTTCGGCTTCCCGGCACCGGCCGCGCTCTGGGAGAGCGATCTTCTTCCTTCCCGGCTGGAGCCGTACTTCCCGACCTGGCTCGACGGCCTGTTCGAAGAGAGTGAGCTCGTCTGGTTCGGCACCGGGCGGGAGCGCATCGGCTTCGCCTTTCGCCCCGACCTCGACCTCTTCCAGCCGCTCGTGCGATCTCCCGAGGCGGCGGAGCCCGAACCCGGCGAGGTCGCGGCGGTCGCGGTGCGCGACCTGCTTGCGGGCGAGCCGCGCGGCCTCGAGATCGGCGAGGTCGTCGAGCGCTCGGGGCTCGGACTCGGCGCGGTCAACGCGGCGCTCTGGTCGCTGGTCTGGAGAGGCGAGGCGACCTGCGGCTCGCTGCGCGTGCTGCGGCAGGGGATCGTCTCCGGATTCGAGCTGGAGAGTCCCATGCCGGAGAGCGTCTCCAGGCCCACCGGAGGTCTCGCAGGTGGGGCGGGGCGCAGCCGGCGCGGGCTCTTCCGGCGCTGGCAGGGGAGCGCGCCGCTTGCGGGTCGCTGGCGGACGCTCGGCGGTCGGCCCGAGGAGGCGCTGCACGGCACAAGCGATCCCCTGGTCGAGGAGGAGCGCAGCCGGGAACGCGCCCGGCTGCTGCTCGATCGTTATGGCGTGCTCTTTCGCGAGCTCCTGGCGGTCGAGCTCCCGGCCCTCGCCTGGAGCCGGGTTCAACGCTCGTTGCGCGGCCTCGAGCTCGCCGGCGAGATCGTCGCCGGCCGCTTCTTCGATGGGCTTCCCGGTCTGCAGTTCGCCCTGCCTTCCGCGGTCCGCCAACTGCGCGAGGGGTTGCCGGCGGCGGCTGTCTGGTGGTGCTCGGCACTCGACCCGGCTTCGCCCTGCGGCCTCGATCTGCCCGGCATCGCGGGCCCGGTGCCGCGGGCGCTGCTGCGGCGGGTGGCCTCGACGCGGCTGGCTTACCGCGGCAGCCGACTCTGCGCGGTCTTCGCCCGCGGCGGTCGCGAGCTGCACTTCTTCGTGCCCGCGGACGACCCCGGACTGGCGGAGCTGCTCGAACCGTTGCGCTGCGCGTTGACGCGCACGGTCGGCGCCTCGCGCAGCCTCGACATCGAGACGATCAACGGTGAGGCGGCCGGTTCGAGCCCCTACCTCGGGGCCTTCGCCGCCTTCGAGCGCACCCGCGACGGAGGACTGCTGCGCCTGAGCCGGCGCTATGCCAGCCGGGAGGCCGGCGAGCGCTGATTGTGGGGCGCGGTGGTGAGACGTTCACTGCTCCGGGCCGCTGCTTCTTGGTAGTCTGCGGTCACCGCGGGACGCAGCCGTGACCGCTTTGGATTCAGTTGGCCCCAGAGCCGACGACGAAAGGACAGACGACCGATGAAGATCGCCCTGCGATGGACCTGCCTGCTGACCCTGCTCGCGGCGGGCCTCGCGGCCCCCGCTTCGGCAGGAGAACACCGGCTCGGCTTCGGGCTGCACTACTGGCAGAGCATCGACCAGCTCGACGACCAGTTTCCGGAGTTCGAGATCGCGGACGACGGCGTTTCCGAGGTGCTTTCGTACCAGTACCTGGCCGGTTTCATCCGCTTCGAGGTCGCCGCGGAGTACTTCGACGAGGGCTTTCAGGGTTCGCTCGACTGGGCGGTCTCGCCGCAGGTCTACATCCTGGCCGGGCGCGGTTTCTACGGTGGGCTCGGCGTGGGCGCCACCTACTCGGACTTCGCCAACGGCAGCTGGTCCGATCCCTACTACATCGCGAAGGCCGGAGTCGATCTGCTGCTGCTGCCGAAGATCCACCTCGACATCAACGCCGACTACCGGTTTCTCGAGTGGGAAGACCTGGACGACTACGACACCGATACGATCACCTTCGGCGCGACGGTTCGCGTCGCTTTCTAAAGAAAAGGGGACGACCATGGCTATTCGCAAGGCGAACGCCGTCTGGAACGGCGGACTGCAGGATGGGAAGGGCACAGTGAAGCTGGGCAGCGGGGCGTTCGAGGGGCAGTACTCCTTCTCGTCGCGCTTCGAAGAGGGTGTCGGGACGAATCCCGAGGAGCTCCTCGGCGCCGCCCACGCCGGCTGCTTCTCGATGGCGCTCGCCGCCGGCCTCGGCCGCGCCGGCTTCGCGCCCAAGCGCGTCGCGAGCGAAGCGCGGGTGCAGATGCTCAAGAACGACGCCGGACTCGCCATCACCCGGATCGAGCTCGACTGCGAAGCCGAAGTGCCCGGCATCGACGCCGCCACCTTCGCCGCGCAGGCCGAGGGCGCCAAGGCCAACTGCATCATCTCGAAGGCGCTGTCTTCCAATATCGAGATCGTTCTCCAGGCGAAGCTCGTTTGAGTTGACGCGACTGGGGGACATATTGCGGCCGCTCGAACTCTGCGGCGACCAGCGGTCTTCGCAGCCGCTATGTGTCCCCTGCAGCGAGCACCGTCTGTGATTGGGCACTCCGGCACTCGGGATCCGGACGGCGCTGGGGGACATATTGCGGCCACTCAAACCTGGCGACGACCAGCGGTCTCCTCAGCCGCTATGTGTCCCCCTGCCGCGTTCAGCGTACGTGTGATTGGGCGCTCCGGCACTCGGGATCCGAAGTGGGCTCCTATTTGAGGCGTGGTCGCCCACTTCGGATCCCGAGCGCCAGAGCGCCCTGGTGGAACGAAGATGAGGTCTCGCTAGATTGGGGCGCATGAGCCACAGCAGCCTCGTCCGCCTGGTCGCCCTGCTGGCCCTGGTCGGTGCTCTCGTGGCGCTCGGTCTCTGGTGGACCAGCGATCGGCGGCGGATCGTGGCGCAGTTCGAGGCGCTGCAAGAGGAGCTCGGCAAGAGCGGGGAAGAGGGGACGTTCGATCGCCTCGGCCACGCCCGGGGCGTCTCGGAGATCTTCGCCGACGGCTTCGTGATCCTCGCAGAGCCTTACGAAGGCACGATCGCCGACCGCCAGCAGCTCATGGCGATCGTCGATCGCTATCGCGCCAGCGCCGAGCGCATCACGGTCTCGGACTCGGAGGTCGAGGTTGAGCTGCGGCCGAACGCCACCGCCGAGATGACCGCCGTGGTCGAGGTGATCGGGCTGCGGCCCGGCGGTCCCGGACGCGAACGCCTGCGGATCCGCGTCGCTTGGCGGGAGGACGACGGTGTCTGGCGGATCCAGGAGCTCGAGGTGCTCGAAGTCCTCGACAGCTCCGGCCTGTTCTTCTGAAGGCGCTGAAGCCGCTGAATCCACCTCCGGTTCAGAGCCACCAGGCGAGCGCGAAGAGGCCGACCATCGCGAGCAGGATCGCGAGCTTGGCGACCGCCGCGAGGAACATCCCGAGCCAGGTCGCGAAACCCACCTTGCCCGCCTGCAGCAGGTCCCGCCGCGCGTACCACTCTCCGGCGAGGGCTCCCACGAAGGGTCCGACGAGCAGGCCCGGCAGCCCGAAGGCGAGGCCGACGAGCGAGCCGAGCAGCGCCCCGACGACCGCGAGCTTGCTGGCACCGGCGCGCTGAGCGCCGAGCGCGGTGGCGGCGATGTCGACACCGAAGGTCAGGCAGGTGAGGAGGAAGAGGACCGTCAGGGTGACCCAGCCCACACGGTCGAAGCCGTCCGCAGCGGCGCCGGCGACGAGGCCGAAGAAGACCAGCGGCGGCCCCGGGATTGCCGGCAGCACCGCGCCGGCAAAGCCGACGACCACGAGAACGAAGCAGAGCAGCCAGAGGAGCTCCATCAGCGGAGCTCTCCCAGGCAAGTGCCGCCGAACCCTGGCGGTCCCGCGTGTGTTGCCTGGGGTGACGGC
The nucleotide sequence above comes from Thermoanaerobaculia bacterium. Encoded proteins:
- a CDS encoding rhomboid family intramembrane serine protease, which translates into the protein MSVVLSPGALSPKGGLMQLFAPDTRTLFLLGASGALPVFSLGHVWTVLSASWLHGGILHILFNMMWVRQLAGPVAELYGAGRMILVWTAASIVGFGLSSAAGAFLPAIPFLSSHAPFTVGASASIFGLLGALVCYGRRTGQRAMHQQVWTWAVVMFLFGVIMPGVDNWAHAGGFLGGFGAARLLDPLKPERSQHMLWALVCLGLTALSIVLSIVTGAQILRAIEGS
- a CDS encoding ABC transporter ATP-binding protein; translated protein: MSEKEPEKKKPKLKLESVWREARTLVWAQRRRLGWALVLMLIGRLAGLVLPASSKFLIDDVLGKGDRGLLVPLALAAGAATLVQAATGWGLAQLLGIAAQKQIAEMRKKLHAHVLRLPTSYFDGTKSGELISRVMTDAEGIRNLVGTGLVQLVGGLVTAVLALGVLFWLNWHLTAAILGVLVLFAGMLSYAFKRLRPIFRERNKIQAEITGRLAESLGGVRVVKAYTAETFEEEVFGGGIDKLFGNIRSTMSGIAGVTSGSTALLGVVGVIMMVVGGRSILAGSMTLGDFVMYIFFSGLLVAPVAEIAAIGTQLTEAFAGLDRIREIFGKTTEDDEDAARLPVEKLRGEVEFEDVWFEYQPDTPVLRGVSFRSAAGSTTALVGSSGSGKSTLIGLVMAFHRPTRGRIRVDGTDLAELRLRDYRRHLGAVFQDNFLFDGTIAENIAYSRPHATRDDVLAAAKVAHCDEFVTGFENGYETIVGERGVKLSGGQRQRVAIARAVLANPTILILDEATSSLDSESEAMIQDGLATLRAGRTTFVIAHRLSTIRSADQILVIEEGEVVEHGTHHELIAREGRYKQLHDRQYRLESDRFINPGEDFTPPAEGGSAEPVKLTPTGRL
- a CDS encoding carboxypeptidase regulatory-like domain-containing protein, with protein sequence MRQVALLLAALLLPAVAGGQDWRGPAALEVQVEDAKGRNLAGAEILLVYLSPEGGGSLPSVLTDANGKANIGGLAAGRWTAEIRHSGQMSFRAELTLAADAKPVVQSASHLMAPGATSTMKVKFGRGRGGAPAPAPPAPKTLAQELPPPAPVAPAAAPAPAQAAAKAPVKELSPAVSVAPAPAPVAPAPAAKAPVQELPPAVPVAPAPAPVAPAPAPAPVPAAPAAKAPVKEVPPAVAAAPVPAPVPAAPAAKAPVKEKPLAGPVAPVPAPAAAPAPEEAPKENVPPIAPVSPVAPAPAQVPPSAAPVIPAPAPVAVPAAPAAPAAVVPAPTAPAAPIRARLCVECPPGESAAWGEAAIAGGATAGCPADLQARLRAVDLGAVGALSGELEAAGLGCRVVAVELPAGARFTGFRFEAQSAGVAADCLPGRDCPAGGCRFPNEPVLRVEGNRTTLLVAFESTAPDLRRAVVAGYSTYSKR
- a CDS encoding molybdopterin-dependent oxidoreductase, which codes for MKVPSACPLDCPDACSLEVTVEHGRVTKIDGTRDRNPVTEGYICAKVRKFPDQLYGKERILEPMMRVGEKGEGVFEPLSWQQAISLAAKRLVETRDRFGGEAILPFCYGGSNGYLSQDSTDALLFHRLGASRLARTVCAAATGSAALGLYGKMEGVAFNDYPAARLVVVWGCNPAVSGIHLVPPIQAARDAGAKLVVLDPRATPIAKQADLHLPVRPGTDLVVALAVIRELFTSGRADRDFLDRHATRADELERRAAPWTLDRAAQVAGLRPADLARFIDLYASISPAVVRCGWGLERNRNGGSAVAAVLALPAVAGKFGVRGGGYTLSNSAAWKMNARAISGPDAETRIINMNRLGAALTTTTERPIHLLFVYNSNALMTTPNQTLVRRGLEREDLFTIVFDQVLTDTARYADLVLPATTFLEHHDLARGYGSFVLQEIAPVIEPVGQARSNYSVFADLAVRTGVASADEIPTEQAAIGLILDSSGRGVDLRTQLTEKGFARPASGDHPVQFVDVFPKTDDRKIHLVPVALDAESREGLYVYQDDPATDRTPLALISPATNRTISSTLGQLRKGPVPLEMHPDDAAARGLAEGQRVRVANALGEVLCRLRISNDQRPGVVELPKGLWAHNTDNGATACALAPDSYTDLGDGACFNDARVEVSPA